In Temnothorax longispinosus isolate EJ_2023e chromosome 10, Tlon_JGU_v1, whole genome shotgun sequence, a single window of DNA contains:
- the LOC139821026 gene encoding ubiquitin-like protein 7, whose product MIAMELLFGVQINSEMVMPITLSGVNLKTKVETLKQEAAERWNLPKDSFEFIYCGLVLEDDATVESIGLKNGSMVHALQKKEPESSILNKHISEDCILQLASAFKSFNETPAFRSALHRLSKRPEVIDNIISSSPGLHEDAVAIAMLQDPDLMAHFIDVDTVRRIAELHPVLIEAAQNIAAAVHEEAHNAASSGSSSSSVASSQPTTARSYSMDSMSLEEEMARDIAHFFATQPVNDSNLRFPNALPAANSQRPDNPPSSTSESANQPPAENQSTGVITSQMFMEAMRQAALATNSNPQQPVTSPATSLSPVLPLFSPPINDLQRQLAQMHEMGLQDDTVNIQALQFTNGDVQAAIELVFSGFYDN is encoded by the exons atgataGCCATGGAGCTGTTGTTCGGGGTACAAATAAATTCCGAAATGGTCATGCCAATCACGCTCAGCGGCGTAAACCTGAAGACGAAAGTGGAGACGCTGAAGCAGGAAGCCGCGGAAAGGTGGAATCTGCCCAAGGATTCATTTg aatttatttattgtggGCTTGTACTTGAGGATGACGCAACGGTGGAATCTATTGGATTGAAAAATGGATCAATGGTACATGCATTACAGAAGAAAGAACCAGAATCATCAATATTGAACAAACATATATCAGAAGATTGCATATTACAACTGGCATCGGCATTTAAGTCTTTCAATGAGACACCTGCGTTTAGAAGCGCTCTGCAT CGTTTAAGTAAAAGGCCAGAGGTGATAGacaatataatttcttcttctcctgGATTACACGAGGATGCAGTCGCTATTGCCATGTTACAGGATCCTGATTTAATGGCGCATTTTATAGATGTTGACACTGTCAGAAG aATTGCAGAACTGCATCCGGTATTAATTGAGGCGGCGCAGAATATCGCGGCGGCTGTGCACGAGGAAGCGCACAACGCAGCCTCCAGCGGCTCCTCCAGCAGTTCCGTGGCCAGTTCGCAGCCCACCACCGCACGTTCCTACAGCATGGATAGTATGAGCCTCGAGGAAGAAATGGCGCGTGACATCGCTCACTTTTTCGCTACGCAGCCTGTAAACGATAGCAATTTGCGTTTTCCTAACGCGTTGCCGGCCGCAAATTCACAGCGACCGGACAATCCACCGTCCTCCACATCCGAGAGCGCCAATCAACCCCCGGCCGAGAATCAGAGCACCGGCGTGATAACGTCGCAAATGTTCATGGAAGCTATGAGACAAGCCGCGCTGGCGACCAATTCGAATCCACAGCAGCCGGTCACGTCGCCGGCGACCTCCTTGTCACCGGTGTTACCGCTATTTTCGCCACCGATCAACGATCTGCAGCGGCAATTGGCACAGATGCACGAGATGGGTCTTCAAGACGACACCGTAAACATTCAAGCGTTGCAGTTTACCAATGGCGACGTGCAGGCGGCCATCGAACTCGTGTTTAGTGGTTTCTATGATAATTAA